One segment of Ignavibacteriales bacterium DNA contains the following:
- a CDS encoding alginate lyase family protein, whose amino-acid sequence MINSKLQILFYTTFISLYFVNSIWAQSPVQNIRSVITGLDSDRVIKEANLYLKETPITITSFPADRSFGGKHDYYSEGDYWWPNPSDPEAPYIRKDGLSNPNNFNSHRQALINFSIQVPTLIAAYIFTKDNVYVEHALKHLNAWFVNNQTRMNPNLRYAQAIKGITSGRGIGIIDTIHLVEIVQAIIVMEKLNLISEEELTAVKDWFSKYNEWLFTDQFGIDERDNGNNHSTCWNMQVAQYAKFTNDLEKMEYCSNHFKNDLLPKQMAQNGSFPLELERTKPYGYSLFNLDAMVMVVKILSVNENLWNFYTDGNKNIRNAMEFIYPFILDKKSWAYAKDVMYFDNWPVRQPSLLFSGLAYNDEKYISLWMTLDPVPKVDEIIRNYFIRQPILWIDD is encoded by the coding sequence ATGATTAATAGTAAACTTCAAATACTATTTTATACAACATTTATTTCGTTGTATTTCGTAAACTCTATTTGGGCTCAATCTCCGGTACAAAATATTAGAAGTGTGATAACAGGTCTTGATTCTGACAGAGTTATTAAGGAAGCAAATCTATATTTAAAAGAAACCCCAATTACCATTACATCTTTCCCAGCGGACAGAAGTTTTGGCGGTAAACACGATTATTATTCTGAAGGTGATTACTGGTGGCCAAATCCTTCTGACCCTGAAGCACCATATATTCGAAAAGACGGATTATCTAATCCAAATAATTTCAATTCTCACAGGCAGGCTTTAATTAATTTTAGTATTCAGGTACCAACTTTAATTGCAGCATATATATTTACTAAGGATAATGTATATGTTGAGCATGCCTTAAAACATTTAAATGCCTGGTTTGTTAACAATCAAACAAGAATGAATCCCAACTTAAGATATGCACAAGCTATTAAAGGCATAACATCCGGAAGAGGGATTGGAATAATTGATACAATTCATCTTGTTGAAATAGTACAAGCAATAATTGTTATGGAAAAATTAAACCTAATTTCTGAGGAAGAATTAACTGCAGTAAAGGACTGGTTTAGTAAATACAATGAATGGCTTTTTACCGATCAGTTTGGAATTGATGAACGGGATAACGGAAATAATCATAGCACTTGCTGGAATATGCAGGTAGCGCAATATGCAAAGTTTACAAATGATTTAGAGAAAATGGAGTATTGCTCAAATCATTTTAAAAATGATTTGCTACCGAAGCAAATGGCTCAAAATGGAAGTTTTCCGCTAGAATTAGAAAGGACTAAACCTTACGGCTATTCATTATTTAATCTTGACGCAATGGTAATGGTTGTAAAGATATTATCAGTTAATGAAAATCTTTGGAATTTTTATACGGATGGTAATAAAAACATTCGAAATGCAATGGAATTTATATACCCATTTATTTTAGATAAGAAAAGTTGGGCATATGCAAAAGATGTAATGTATTTTGATAATTGGCCTGTTAGGCAACCCTCATTATTATTTTCAGGATTGGCTTATAACGATGAAAAATATATTTCATTATGGATGACTCTTGATCCTGTACCAAAAGTTGATGAAATTATAAGAAATTATTTTATTCGGCAGCCCATTTTATGGATTGATGATTAA